TTTTCAAAATCTATACTATGATTTTTCCAAATTGATTTATCCTCTAAGACATTGATATGTTCACTAAATTTTTCAACACTATATAAAACATCTAAGCCAGAAGCCTTGATTAACGTTTGAAAATATTTAGAATCAATTAATTGCATCTCTCCATCTTTGTAATCTACAAATTCTGAAGTCAATAAAATTTTTCTATTTATTTCTTCATTTGAAATTAACTTTAATGTTTTAAAAAAACTTATATATCCTTCTATTCCACCTCTATTACTTTGGTCATATAAAAAAAATGATTTATTTTTATAAGAAGCTTTATAAAAAACACCACTACTTTTTAAATTTTCTATATTATAAAAACTATTTGCTGCTTCATGAATATCAAATCCTAAATGATAAGTACAAAGAAGAACTCCTAAAGAGTTTGTTGGAGCATATTCTTCTAAAAAAGGCACTCTATAAGCTACTACTTTATTTTCAATTTTTGCAATTACATCCCAACCAAAATTTTTAAATTTTTTATATAAGATATATGCATTATTTGAAGGTTTTGTACCATATGTTTTAATTGTGAGATTTTTATATTTACTAAGTTCTTTTTGAATTTTAGAATAATGTTTATCATCTGCATTTACTAAAAATTTACTATTTTCATCTAATGAAGTAGCAATTGATAATTTATTTTCAATTATCTTTTCAATTGTTTTAAATCTTTCAATATGCTCATGTCCAATAGATGTTAATACAGCAATATTGGGTTTTATTAGTTTACTTCGTCTTTGAATTTTACTTTTATTAGCAACAGGGATTTCCATTAAAAAGGCTTTATTCTGTTTTTTTAATGAAGCTAAATTACAATAATTACTTGCAGTATAATTTGCACTATTTAATCTTGTATAAGTAGAAGCTTGATTTTTAATTACATGATATAAATGTGATTTAAAGCCTGTTTTTCCATAACTTCCAGTTATTAATACTTTTTTAGCTTCTGTTTTTAAACTTGCAAATTCAGCTAGTTTCTTTAAAGCTTGATAGGTATTTTCAACTCTCAGTATAGGAATTTTTGTATTAATCTCTAAATCATTTTTTACAATTAAAGCACTTACTCCTTTTTTTATAGCTCTAGTAATTTTATTTTCATTATTTCTATAAGCTTTAGGGTTGTGCCAATTATCAGAGATAACAACAAAAGCATTACCTTCTTTTAAATAATGATAAGTATGATGAAACTCATTTATTTTTAGATTATCATCATAATTTTCCCAATAGCCATCAACTATTTCTGCTATTTCTTTAGGAGTAAAAAATAGTTGTTCCATATCAAATATCCAGCTCACTTATATATCTGTCAATATATTTTTCAAAATAAGTAGGGAATCCTGAAAGGGTATAACCAACTCTTGGATTAATCTCAAAAATTTTAGGAATATTATTTTCTATTTTAAAATTAATACTACACTGGCAATAATCATCATTACTACTTAAATAAGATACTATTTCTTCAAAAAGCTCTAAAAAAGGAGTTTCACAATATTCTACTTTAATAGTTTCTTTTTTTTCTGCTTGTAAAACATAAAAATCTTTTTCCACTTTTTTACTAAAAGTAAAATCTTCAATAATCTTCCCTTTTTTCATAAAAATAGTAGTTGCATACTCTACCTTACTAGGTAAATATTCAGATATTATTAGATTCTTATCTTTAAAAGTAATCTCATCTTTTGAGTAAGCTATAAAAATACCTCTTCCTGCTCCACCTGAAATAGTTTTTACAATACAAGGATAGATAACTTCATTTTCATTAGAATAATATTTTGGAACATATTGCTCATATCCTTTTTGAAGCATTAAATCATAAAACAGTTTTTTATCGACAAAGTGTTTTAATGTTTTTTGAGTATTAACTAAAAATTTCAAACCTTTTTCTTTTAAAAGTTTTTCATTTTTAGCAATTGCTTTTTGAGCAGAATAGTTATTTCCAAATAAGATATTGATTTTATTATCTAGTGCAAAATCAATTACTTTTTTTATATCACTAAAACTTGTATGATAAGCTTCTATAAAAGAACATTTTTTTAATGTACTTTGCCACTTATCTGCAAAGAGTATTTTATTTTTACTCTTTTTATGTTTCTCTATTCCTAAATGTTTTAAAACCATATCTTCCAATAATCTTTTTTCATGTAAATAAACACTCACATAATGATCACAATTTTTATAAGAAAAAAGTTTTATTCTTTTATCATCTAAATATAAAGCATGAACTTCATCCAAAGGGACACTTTCAGAATAGTGAATTTCAATTTTATTATTAATATTACTATTTTTATAAAGTTCTTTTATATTTAAATATTTTGTATATTTTTCATTTACTTTACTTAACTCTTTATTCCATCTTTTATCAGAAAACTTTTTTCTTGTTTTATTATCAATAAAAGTTTGAGGAGAGAAGGCTAAAACATTAGTTACATTTAAAAGTTTTCCTGCAATTAAAGCCATATATCCACCCATTGAAGAGCCAATACAAAGTATTTTTTTATAATTGCCTTTTTTTATAAAATAACTTAATAGATTTACTATTTCATCAATACTATTTGCAATTACATTTGAGCCATTGTGATACCAAGAATCTGAATTATCTAAAATAAAAATCTTATTTGTAATTACTTCATTTGTAATAAAAGGATAACGAGAATTAAATACTCCACCTAAATGTCCTCCATATCCAGAAAAAGAGATTACTAAAATATCACTTTTCATTTCAAAATCAAAAAGATGAGTTAGCTTTTCATTATGAGTTGTTCTACCAAAATATTCATAATTATGTTTTATTTTTTCAACAAATTCATAAGTTGGAATGAAACATTTATTTTTAGTATCATAAAGTTCTAAAATATTTTTATGAAAATTAGAATTGCTATTTGGTTTTATTTTATACTGATTAATATCATCCGTATAAATAATTAAATATCTTTCATAAGTAAGAATATTTTCTAAAGCTTTTATATCTTTTAAATTGGGGTTTCCATTTAATAAAATAGTTTTGCTTTGAGAATTCCAAACTGTTGTTTTTAAAAATTCAAGATTTTCAAGACCTTTTAAAGAAACTAGTTTATTATGTGCAACAGATAATAAACCATAAACTTTTTTCAAATTATTTAATTCTTCTAAACTTTTTATTGAATTAGAAGATAAAGAAAGACTAGCAACAACTGTTGTTAAATACTCTAATCCTTTTAAAGAAGTTAAGTTATTATTATGTAAATATAAAGAAGATCCCGTATGTTCTAAACCTCTTAAAAAAGCAATACTTCTTAATTTCTTATTTGAAGTAATCTTAATATAACCATCTATTCTTTTTATTTTTAAAAAAAATTTACTTAGAGCATATATATTTTCTAAACTTTCATTATGTGTTATTTCAATATTTTTTACATATTCTAAAGAATGAAAACCATTAATTTCTTCAAGAACTTTATTATCACTAATCTTTAAAGTCCCAGATATCTGTTTTATTCTATTGAATCCATCTAATATTTTTAAATTAGTATCAGAGATAATTAAATCTCCTTCAATCATATGAAGATTATCATAACTATTGTAGTGATAGGTTTCCACTTCTAAATTATGTAAGACATTTTTTTTACTTTCTCTTATTATATAAAGTTCGATTACTTCTAAAAAAACTCTTATCTCTTTTTTATTTTTTAAATCTACATTCTCAAAAGTTTTTAATAATGCATTTAAAACATAAAGATTATTTATTATTGATTTTTTCTGTATTTTTTCTATTTTTAATTCAGCTAATAATTCTT
This sequence is a window from Halarcobacter bivalviorum. Protein-coding genes within it:
- a CDS encoding Mur ligase family protein; the encoded protein is MEQLFFTPKEIAEIVDGYWENYDDNLKINEFHHTYHYLKEGNAFVVISDNWHNPKAYRNNENKITRAIKKGVSALIVKNDLEINTKIPILRVENTYQALKKLAEFASLKTEAKKVLITGSYGKTGFKSHLYHVIKNQASTYTRLNSANYTASNYCNLASLKKQNKAFLMEIPVANKSKIQRRSKLIKPNIAVLTSIGHEHIERFKTIEKIIENKLSIATSLDENSKFLVNADDKHYSKIQKELSKYKNLTIKTYGTKPSNNAYILYKKFKNFGWDVIAKIENKVVAYRVPFLEEYAPTNSLGVLLCTYHLGFDIHEAANSFYNIENLKSSGVFYKASYKNKSFFLYDQSNRGGIEGYISFFKTLKLISNEEINRKILLTSEFVDYKDGEMQLIDSKYFQTLIKASGLDVLYSVEKFSEHINVLEDKSIWKNHSIDFENIKDEVLDEIKENDLLCVKGIFESNLPAFIEYIKNLEGFKLETIKSTPRMRSKNESLRQLRTLEVNDIKDFKKYINLEKKRAWIYYFPFIYFWSLSSSREILIEKEKDFLNLFLLDKFNRTYPPKLSLYLPTLPLLKEKLNSAFERIFKYKGYKKASIIWLDKEDVSILKEMEKKITFEYKTFDYLYDPSIYENLSGKKFRNLRQDLNSIAKNEKIEFLPYSLEYKKSCLEIFDKWINIQRSKYGRLSDEKYTRNAILYYNLFDNEDLEGYVVLNNKKVVAFGFSGKMSDDIANMFIGKNDFSLPRVQSYLKFKFLQINKDYLLVNDGPGLSKGLDHSKRIFCPVKKHKLYKANLDKR